In Kineococcus rhizosphaerae, the following proteins share a genomic window:
- a CDS encoding ABC transporter ATP-binding protein translates to MSTEQTSEAPFVAVHDACKTYGSGQGAVRALAHVDLQVPRGRFVSVIGPSGCGKSTLLRLVAGLEEPDGGAVRICGRTAAQARAAKMIGFVPQVPALLPWLDVLDNVRVLEKVNRPGNRRESRRGLASDPVALLTRLGLGDVLHRRPRQLSGGMQQRTALARAFALEPQVLLMDEPFSALDEFTRESAQLQLLDVWQELRTTVVFVTHSIAEAVLLSDTVVVMAAAPGRVAGVVDIDLDRPRHHDQLDTAAMHEHEHRVRQLLETAWNPLRDVV, encoded by the coding sequence ATGTCCACCGAGCAGACGTCCGAGGCGCCCTTCGTGGCGGTCCACGACGCCTGCAAGACCTACGGCAGCGGCCAGGGCGCCGTCCGGGCCCTCGCCCACGTCGACCTGCAGGTGCCCCGCGGCCGCTTCGTCAGCGTCATCGGCCCCTCCGGCTGCGGCAAGTCGACCCTGCTGCGCCTCGTCGCCGGCCTGGAGGAGCCCGACGGCGGCGCCGTGCGCATCTGCGGTCGCACCGCCGCGCAGGCCCGGGCCGCGAAGATGATCGGCTTCGTCCCGCAGGTACCCGCCCTGCTGCCGTGGCTCGACGTCCTGGACAACGTCCGCGTCCTGGAGAAGGTCAACCGTCCCGGGAACCGGCGCGAGTCCCGGCGCGGCCTGGCCTCCGACCCGGTCGCCCTGCTGACCCGCCTCGGGCTCGGCGACGTCCTGCACCGCCGTCCCCGGCAGCTGTCCGGCGGCATGCAGCAGCGCACGGCCCTGGCGCGCGCCTTCGCCCTCGAACCGCAGGTCCTGCTCATGGACGAGCCGTTCTCCGCCCTCGACGAGTTCACGCGCGAGTCCGCCCAGCTGCAGCTGCTCGACGTGTGGCAGGAACTGCGCACGACCGTCGTGTTCGTCACCCACTCCATCGCCGAGGCCGTGCTGCTGTCCGACACCGTCGTCGTCATGGCCGCCGCGCCCGGTCGCGTCGCGGGGGTCGTCGACATCGACCTGGACCGCCCCCGGCACCACGACCAGCTCGACACCGCGGCCATGCACGAGCACGAGCACCGCGTCCGCCAGCTCCTGGAGACGGCCTGGAACCCCCTGCGGGACGTGGTGTGA
- a CDS encoding TetR/AcrR family transcriptional regulator, whose protein sequence is MDARAQRSFERLSAAVLDLAAERSPETLTVAEIARAAGVHRSTFYEHSDSPSALLGAVLRAELDDARERHLAGPAEHDWQAAVRSTVVEVLEHLERHRAVYLRSLGSPADGTLRTLLSEHFRASILLLSRRGALHPPVADLELVARYVAEGTVGALSAWLAGEGPREPEAFLDAYAQLVPAWWPLRAAV, encoded by the coding sequence GTGGACGCCCGGGCGCAGCGCAGTTTCGAGCGCCTGTCGGCGGCCGTGCTGGACCTGGCGGCCGAGCGCTCCCCCGAAACCCTGACGGTGGCCGAGATCGCCCGTGCCGCAGGCGTGCACCGCTCGACGTTCTACGAGCACAGCGATTCCCCGTCCGCCCTGCTGGGTGCGGTCCTGCGGGCCGAGCTCGACGACGCCCGCGAACGGCACCTGGCCGGCCCGGCCGAGCACGACTGGCAGGCCGCGGTCCGTTCCACGGTGGTGGAGGTCCTCGAGCACCTCGAACGGCACCGGGCGGTCTACCTGCGCAGCCTGGGCAGCCCGGCCGACGGGACGCTGCGGACCCTGCTGTCCGAGCACTTCCGCGCCTCGATCCTGCTGCTGTCGCGCCGGGGGGCGCTGCACCCCCCCGTCGCCGACCTGGAGCTCGTGGCGCGCTACGTCGCCGAGGGCACGGTGGGGGCGCTGTCGGCGTGGCTGGCCGGTGAGGGCCCGCGCGAGCCCGAGGCCTTCCTCGACGCCTACGCACAGCTCGTCCCGGCGTGGTGGCCGCTGCGCGCGGCGGTCTGA